The Balneolaceae bacterium genome contains a region encoding:
- a CDS encoding N-6 DNA methylase, translating to MRTFTMWWRKFDYVMANPPFNVSGVDKEAIEGDPRYPLGIPSTDNANYLWIQEFYSALNPENGRAGFVMANSAADARHSEMEIRRKLIEEGVVDVIISIGSNFFYTVTLPCTLWFFDKGKRGTDRENKVLFVDARNIYRQIDRAHRDFTRRADRLPGRRFVRRYRGEAMEDTLPMAAEPECRVQRRRQYDYPAGKHERALSEWRVQRHSRPLQSGYH from the coding sequence ATGAGAACATTCACGATGTGGTGGCGCAAGTTCGATTATGTGATGGCCAATCCGCCGTTTAACGTGAGCGGAGTGGATAAGGAAGCGATTGAAGGCGATCCCCGCTACCCGCTGGGCATACCGAGTACGGACAACGCCAACTACCTCTGGATACAGGAATTTTACAGTGCGCTGAACCCTGAAAACGGCCGCGCCGGGTTTGTAATGGCCAACTCTGCTGCCGATGCCCGCCACAGCGAGATGGAGATCCGCCGGAAACTGATTGAGGAGGGCGTGGTGGATGTGATTATTTCCATCGGCTCCAACTTCTTCTATACGGTGACGCTGCCCTGTACGCTCTGGTTCTTTGATAAGGGCAAGAGAGGCACCGACCGCGAGAACAAGGTGCTGTTTGTCGATGCCCGGAACATCTACCGGCAGATTGACCGCGCCCACCGCGACTTTACCCGCCGAGCAGATCGACTTCCTGGCCGGCGATTCGTGCGCCGGTACCGGGGTGAGGCGATGGAGGACACCCTGCCAATGGCTGCTGAACCGGAATGTAGAGTACAACGCCGACGGCAATACGATTACCCAGCCGGAAAACATGAACGAGCTCTTTCCGAATGGAGAGTACAAAGACATTCCCGGCCTCTGCAAAGTGGCTACCATTGA
- a CDS encoding N-6 DNA methylase, translating to MVKFWIQLADRAVCLCRVPSFRERHRQNSGDVLSIYGQEKVENTVRLCKMNLAVHGLEGDIRSGNSYYENIHDVVAQVRLCDGQSAV from the coding sequence GTGGTAAAATTTTGGATACAGCTTGCGGATCGGGCGGTATGTTTGTGCAGAGTGCCAAGTTTCCGGGAGCGCCACCGGCAGAATAGCGGCGATGTGCTCTCCATCTACGGACAGGAGAAGGTGGAAAACACGGTTCGCCTCTGCAAGATGAACCTGGCGGTGCATGGATTGGAAGGAGATATCCGGTCAGGGAACAGCTACTATGAGAACATTCACGATGTGGTGGCGCAAGTTCGATTATGTGATGGCCAATCCGCCGTTTAA
- a CDS encoding type I restriction-modification system subunit M N-terminal domain-containing protein, with the protein MPFTCRKHARYDYLLELPEKEDIGQKINEAMEAIEKENPELKDVLPQAVQEIWGSDSERPPEKFLQHW; encoded by the coding sequence GTGCCATTTACCTGCCGGAAGCATGCCCGGTACGACTACCTGCTGGAGCTTCCGGAGAAGGAGGATATCGGCCAGAAGATCAATGAGGCGATGGAGGCGATTGAAAAGGAAAATCCCGAGCTAAAGGATGTGCTGCCCCAGGCAGTACAAGAAATTTGGGGATCAGATTCTGAAAGACCTCCTGAAAAGTTTCTCCAACATTGGTGA
- a CDS encoding type I restriction-modification system subunit M N-terminal domain-containing protein produces MTSDTLKDLENRLWEAADNLRANSALSSYEYSTPVLGLIFLRYAWHRFQPVHEELQEKSSSRVTIGPDQL; encoded by the coding sequence ATGACATCAGACACCCTCAAAGACCTTGAAAACCGCCTTTGGGAAGCGGCCGACAACCTTCGCGCCAACTCCGCCCTCAGTTCCTACGAATATTCCACACCGGTACTCGGGCTTATTTTTCTTCGCTACGCCTGGCACCGGTTTCAGCCGGTGCATGAGGAGCTGCAAGAGAAAAGCAGCAGCCGGGTAACTATCGGGCCGGACCAGTTATAA
- the mcrC gene encoding 5-methylcytosine-specific restriction endonuclease system specificity protein McrC: MQIPVENIYFLLCYAWDKLEEKDRVNVSTDGRHDLLELLSQVLINGSRILLKRGLEHDYVSHTQESVGVKGKLEVSKSVKQNSFQRLHAVCNYDEYSADILHNQILITTLFQLLYAVRLDDDLKHDIRRILRRFPRIQIIDLNPVVFDKIKIHRNNRFYEFLLNVCQLIYENQLPNEDEGTWAFSDVTRDEDKMAILFEKFVLNYYKREYSEWDVRGEYIYWNFDVDDDKNLEYLPRMETDITLRKPHEKIIIDTKYYKDTMQRNYDTDKIKSGNLYQLFSYLMHQQDGTERNFRTKGILLYPTISEEYDLEYQYNQHPVEIRTINLNQHWSRDKKRLSSIV; this comes from the coding sequence ATGCAGATTCCCGTTGAGAACATCTATTTTCTGCTATGCTATGCCTGGGACAAACTTGAAGAAAAGGATCGGGTAAATGTGTCAACCGATGGTAGACATGATCTGCTTGAATTATTATCCCAAGTATTGATTAATGGTTCGAGGATTCTTCTAAAACGTGGTTTGGAACACGACTATGTTTCTCATACACAAGAAAGTGTTGGTGTTAAGGGGAAATTAGAAGTTAGTAAATCTGTTAAACAGAACTCTTTTCAACGGTTGCATGCAGTCTGTAACTATGACGAATATTCTGCGGATATTCTTCATAATCAGATCCTCATAACTACCTTATTTCAACTGTTATATGCGGTGAGATTAGATGATGATTTAAAGCATGATATTCGAAGGATTCTCCGAAGATTTCCTCGAATTCAGATCATCGATTTAAATCCGGTTGTTTTTGACAAGATAAAAATACACAGGAATAATCGGTTTTATGAGTTTTTACTAAACGTTTGTCAGCTAATTTACGAAAATCAACTACCGAATGAAGATGAGGGAACATGGGCTTTTTCTGATGTGACAAGAGATGAGGATAAAATGGCTATTCTATTCGAGAAGTTTGTCCTGAACTATTACAAGAGAGAATATTCAGAATGGGATGTCAGAGGAGAATATATCTATTGGAATTTTGACGTCGATGATGATAAAAACCTTGAGTATCTACCAAGAATGGAAACAGATATTACTCTGCGTAAACCGCATGAAAAGATCATTATTGATACGAAGTACTATAAGGATACCATGCAAAGGAACTATGATACAGATAAAATCAAATCTGGAAATCTCTATCAATTATTTAGCTACCTAATGCATCAACAGGATGGAACTGAACGTAATTTTAGAACGAAAGGAATCTTATTATATCCTACTATTTCAGAAGAGTATGACTTGGAATATCAGTACAATCAGCATCCAGTTGAAATAAGGACGATTAATTTAAATCAGCACTGGTCGAGAGATAAAAAAAGGTTAAGTAGTATTGTTTGA